In the genome of Streptomyces sp. NBC_00259, the window CAAGGCCCATCCCGAGTCGACGCTGCTGCTCGGCGCCTCCGGGGCCTTCACCTTCGTCCTTTCCGCGCTGAAGATCCCGTCCGTGACCGGGAGTTGCTCCCATCCGACCGGTACGGGACTCGGCGCCATCCTGTTCAGACCACCCATCATGGCGGTACTGGGCACGATCACCCTGCTGTTCCAGTCGCTGCTGCTGGCCCACGGCGGGCTCACCACGCTCGGCGCCAACGCCTTCTCCATGGCGATCGTCGGGCCCTGGGCCGGGTACGCGGTGTACCGGCTGCTGCGGCGGTTCGAACTGCCGCTGATGGTGAGCGTGTTCTTCGGCGCGTTCGTCGCGGATCTGTCCACGTACTGCGTCACCAGTGTGCAACTGGCGCTGGCGTTCCCCGACCCGGGCAGCGGCTTCGCCGGCGCACTCGCCAAGTTCGGCGGCATCTTCGCGATCACCCAGATCCCGCTGGCGGTCAGCGAGGGCCTGCTCACCGTGCTGGTGATGCGTCTCCTCGTCCAGTCGAGCAAGGGTGAGCTGACCCGGCTCGGTGTGCTGCTCCAGGGTGGGAACAAGAAGGAGGCCGCGGTCCGATGAGCCGTAACGCGAAGATCAACACGCTGCTGCTGGTGATCGTGGCCGCGCTGGCCGTGTTCCCGCTCGTGCTGGGACTGGGCGACCACAAGGAGGAGCCCTTCGCCGGCGCGGACGCCGAGGCGGAGACGGCGATCACCGAGATCGCGCCGGACTACGAGCCGTGGTTCTCCCCGTTGTACGAGCCCCCGTCCGGCGAGGTCGAATCGGCGCTGTTCGCCCTGCAGGCGGCGCTCGGCGCGGGGGTCCTGGCCTACTACTTCGGGCTGCGCAAGGGCCGCCGTCAGGGCGAGGCCCGTGCCGCGGCGGCCGCTCCCGGGGACGCGTCGCGGGCAGCCGTCCCCTCCGACGGTCCCGCTGCCTGATCACCGATGCTGCCGATCGACGCGGCGGCGCACAGCAGTCGCTGGCGCCGCCGCCACCCCTGCGAGAAGGCGGCGCTGGGACTCGGGCTGACGGTCTGTGCGATCTCACTGCCGCCGTGGCCGGGTGCCGTGCTGGTCGCCGCCGCCGCGCTCGCGGTGCTGCTCGGCCCGGCAGGGGTGGCGCCGCGGCAGCTGTGGCGGGCGTGGCGTGTTCCGCTGGGTTTCTGCGTGACGGGTGCGGTGCCGCTGCTGTTCGCCGTCGGCGGCCCGGACGGCTTCGTGGCGTTCGCGCCGGGCGGCCCGGTGCACGCGGGCGAACTGCTGCTGCGGACGTCGGCCGCCTCGCTCGGCGTGCTGCTGTTCGCGTTCACCACTCCCGTCTCCGACGTCCTGCCACGACTGGTACGGGCGGGTGTTCCGGCGCCGGTGGTCGATGTCGCGCTCGTCATGTACCGCATCAGCTTCCTGCTGCTGGACGGGGTCCACCGGATCCGTGAGGCGC includes:
- a CDS encoding energy-coupling factor ABC transporter permease translates to MHIAEGYLPPLHAAAWGAASAPFVVHGVRALTREVKAHPESTLLLGASGAFTFVLSALKIPSVTGSCSHPTGTGLGAILFRPPIMAVLGTITLLFQSLLLAHGGLTTLGANAFSMAIVGPWAGYAVYRLLRRFELPLMVSVFFGAFVADLSTYCVTSVQLALAFPDPGSGFAGALAKFGGIFAITQIPLAVSEGLLTVLVMRLLVQSSKGELTRLGVLLQGGNKKEAAVR
- a CDS encoding energy-coupling factor ABC transporter substrate-binding protein, which gives rise to MSRNAKINTLLLVIVAALAVFPLVLGLGDHKEEPFAGADAEAETAITEIAPDYEPWFSPLYEPPSGEVESALFALQAALGAGVLAYYFGLRKGRRQGEARAAAAAPGDASRAAVPSDGPAA
- the cbiQ gene encoding cobalt ECF transporter T component CbiQ produces the protein MLPIDAAAHSSRWRRRHPCEKAALGLGLTVCAISLPPWPGAVLVAAAALAVLLGPAGVAPRQLWRAWRVPLGFCVTGAVPLLFAVGGPDGFVAFAPGGPVHAGELLLRTSAASLGVLLFAFTTPVSDVLPRLVRAGVPAPVVDVALVMYRISFLLLDGVHRIREAQAARLGHTSRAATWRSLAGLGATAFVRAFDRAQRLHTGLAGRGYDGTLRVLVPQATVSARFLAATAGLLAGIVALTFVLERSVL